The following proteins are encoded in a genomic region of Populus nigra chromosome 16, ddPopNigr1.1, whole genome shotgun sequence:
- the LOC133675134 gene encoding kinesin-like protein KIN-10C isoform X1 gives MSGVARKKNLNPKVRVIAKIRGSSHLDGHSTSWISVHNNIHDGIFSHSLTFSLGDRPVATSGGGGGGRKEAYVVDYCYEQNEKNDLVFEREVKPFINEVFDGRNATIIACGARGTGKSYLFQGTDDEPGLTVLAVDEMLRLAADNGKSIAVSFYEVDQDHHVKDLLDPSRQQVFVLKDAHGKTQLKGLSQVSVTSVSQFHNFYGGGTNPRKSIQKAVTELPKRSHKGLIVYLSSHGGEKLDVSVSKLNFVDLAGYQDARRKSIDGHNLVESTRNINKSIHAIHNVVYSLKANETHVPYRESKITTMLQDSLGGDGRILMVTCLNPSFCQESIYMVKLASRSCQGTSRAITDSTKKANSSARPMVPSSHNSRMLGSVSTSVKKQTVSRGHISGKKAHCSTSTLKARKLFDESSDLISQKITVQPSSSNNFPTVESVMHEEDQLTSNVAKEASSLEVEGVSLFAHEDSNSVSVDVSPVAAVSSTCETTILDKEVSPVAVVSSTCETTILDKEVSPVAEVSITCEATILDKETSPLAISSTCEITVLDKTDEDQNKTVFYTGELSMFDEGKKIDKENNSSIVNQGGSPPISAQLQELSNSLKLLCSSTPSCIDITPKNDAFHNQTSTDIGEPTTPSSSMRVTNREITSFCSPWEKFNARSTGMKNSLVQDYLRLLNTADKEELRKLKGIGEKRATYILELREDCPEPFKNLDDLKDIGLSAKQVKRWLKKEVGRLFD, from the exons ATGAGTGGCGtagcaagaaagaaaaacctCAACCCCAAGGTTCGCGTCATTGCCAAAATCAGAGGTTCCTCACATCTTGACGGTCATTCAACTTCTTGGATTTCCGTTCACAATAACATACATGACGGCATTTTTTCTCACTCTCTCACTTTTTCTCTTGGAGACCGACCAGTTGCTACCag tggtggtggtggtggtggtaggaAGGAGGCTTATGTGGTGGATTATTGCTACGAGCAAAACGAGAAAAATGATTTGGTTTTTGAAAGAGAAGTTAAGCCTTTTATTAATGAAGTTTTTGATGGCCGTAATGCCACGATTATTGCTTGTGGAGCAAGGGGCACTGGAAAATCCTACCTCTTTCAG gGTACGGATGATGAACCGGGTCTGACAGTGTTGGCTGTGGATGAAATGCTTCGATTGGCTGCGGATAACGGGAAGTCCATTGCCGTTTCCTTTTATGAGGTTGATCAAGATCATCACGTCAAAGACTTGTTGGATCCCAGTCGACAACAAGTTTTTGTATTGAAGGATGCTCATggaaaaacacaattaaaaggACTTTCTCAG GTTTCGGTGACATCCGTGTCTCAATTTCACAATTTCTATGGTGGTGGGACTAATCCACGTAAATCGATTCAGAAAGCAGTGACTGAACTTCCCAAGAGAAGTCATAAAGGGTTGATAGTATATTTATCGTCTCATGGTGGAGAAAAGTTGGACGTTTCTGTCagcaaattgaattttgttgacTTGGCAG GTTATCAGGATGCTAGAAGGAAGAGTATTGATGGACATAATTTGGTTGAGAGTACAAGGAATATTAATAAGTCCATTCATGCCATTCATAATGTTGTTTACTCTTTGAAAGCAAATGAAACTCATGTGCCATACCGGGAAAGTAAGATCACTACCATGTTGCAAGATTCACTAGGAGGGGATGGCAGAATTTTGATGGTCACTTGCTTA AACCCATCTTTTTGCCAAGAATCTATTTACATGGTGAAATTAGCATCTCGTTCTTGTCAAGGAACTAGTCGGGCTATCACAGACTCCACAAAGAAAGCCAACAGCTCAGCAAGACCAATGGTGCCTTCTTCACATAATAGCCGGATGCTTGGTAGTGTTTCCACATCTGTGAAGAAACAAACTGTGTCTCGAGGGCACATTTCTGGAAAAAAAGCACACTGTTCAACTTCCACACTGAAAGCTAG GAAACTGTTTGATGAGTCAAGTGATTTGATATCTCAGAAG ATTACTGTGCAGCCAAGTTCCTCAAACAATTTTCCAACAGTTGAATCTGTCATGCATGAAGAG GACCAGCTCACTTCAAATGTTGCCAAAGAAGCATCATCTTTGGAAGTA GAAGGTGTATCATTGTTCGCTCATGAGGATTCAAACTCTGTTTCTGTG GATGTTTCTCCTGTAGCAGCAGTTTCTAGTACTTGTGAAACTACAATACTTGATAAG GAAGTTTCTCCTGTAGCAGTAGTTTCTAGTACTTGTGAAACTACAATACTTGATAAG GAAGTTTCTCCAGTAGCAGAAGTTTCTATTACTTGTGAAGCTACAATACTTGATAAG GAAACTTCTCCACTAGCTATTTCCAGTACTTGTGAAATTACCGTACTTGATAAG ACTGACGAGGACCAAAACAAAACTGTGTTTTACACTGGAGAGTTATCTATGTTCGATGaag gtaaaaaaatagacaaggaaaacaacagtTCAATTGTCAATCAAGGTGGATCGCCACCCATCAGCGCACAATTGCAAGAACTATCAAACAGTTTGAAGTTACTATGTTCCTCAACCCCATCGTGCATAGATATAACACCAAAAAATGATGCATTTCACAATCAAACTTCAACTGATATCGGGGAACCAACAACTCCCAGTTCAAGTATGAGAGTAACTAATAGGGAAATTACAAGCTTTTGTAGTCCATGGGAAAAATTCAACGCCCGCAGCACTGGGATGAAG AACTCACTTGTTCAAGATTATCTTAGATTGTTGAACACAGCTGACAA GGAAGAATTGAGGAAATTGAAG GGTATTGGAGAAAAGAGAGCTACTTACATCCTTGAACTTCGAGAAGATTGTCCAGAGCCTTTTAAGAAT CTTGATGATTTGAAAGACATCGGACTCTCAGCCAAGCAG GTAAAAAGATGGCTTAAAAAGGAAGTTGGGAGACTCTTTGATTAG
- the LOC133675134 gene encoding kinesin-like protein KIN-10C isoform X7, whose translation MSGVARKKNLNPKVRVIAKIRGSSHLDGHSTSWISVHNNIHDGIFSHSLTFSLGDRPVATSGGGGGGRKEAYVVDYCYEQNEKNDLVFEREVKPFINEVFDGRNATIIACGARGTGKSYLFQGTDDEPGLTVLAVDEMLRLAADNGKSIAVSFYEVDQDHHVKDLLDPSRQQVFVLKDAHGKTQLKGLSQVSVTSVSQFHNFYGGGTNPRKSIQKAVTELPKRSHKGLIVYLSSHGGEKLDVSVSKLNFVDLAGYQDARRKSIDGHNLVESTRNINKSIHAIHNVVYSLKANETHVPYRESKITTMLQDSLGGDGRILMVTCLNPSFCQESIYMVKLASRSCQGTSRAITDSTKKANSSARPMVPSSHNSRMLGSVSTSVKKQTVSRGHISGKKAHCSTSTLKARKLFDESSDLISQKITVQPSSSNNFPTVESVMHEEDQLTSNVAKEASSLEVEGVSLFAHEDSNSVSVDVSPVAAVSSTCETTILDKEVSPVAEVSITCEATILDKTDEDQNKTVFYTGELSMFDEGKKIDKENNSSIVNQGGSPPISAQLQELSNSLKLLCSSTPSCIDITPKNDAFHNQTSTDIGEPTTPSSSMRVTNREITSFCSPWEKFNARSTGMKNSLVQDYLRLLNTADKEELRKLKGIGEKRATYILELREDCPEPFKNLDDLKDIGLSAKQVKRWLKKEVGRLFD comes from the exons ATGAGTGGCGtagcaagaaagaaaaacctCAACCCCAAGGTTCGCGTCATTGCCAAAATCAGAGGTTCCTCACATCTTGACGGTCATTCAACTTCTTGGATTTCCGTTCACAATAACATACATGACGGCATTTTTTCTCACTCTCTCACTTTTTCTCTTGGAGACCGACCAGTTGCTACCag tggtggtggtggtggtggtaggaAGGAGGCTTATGTGGTGGATTATTGCTACGAGCAAAACGAGAAAAATGATTTGGTTTTTGAAAGAGAAGTTAAGCCTTTTATTAATGAAGTTTTTGATGGCCGTAATGCCACGATTATTGCTTGTGGAGCAAGGGGCACTGGAAAATCCTACCTCTTTCAG gGTACGGATGATGAACCGGGTCTGACAGTGTTGGCTGTGGATGAAATGCTTCGATTGGCTGCGGATAACGGGAAGTCCATTGCCGTTTCCTTTTATGAGGTTGATCAAGATCATCACGTCAAAGACTTGTTGGATCCCAGTCGACAACAAGTTTTTGTATTGAAGGATGCTCATggaaaaacacaattaaaaggACTTTCTCAG GTTTCGGTGACATCCGTGTCTCAATTTCACAATTTCTATGGTGGTGGGACTAATCCACGTAAATCGATTCAGAAAGCAGTGACTGAACTTCCCAAGAGAAGTCATAAAGGGTTGATAGTATATTTATCGTCTCATGGTGGAGAAAAGTTGGACGTTTCTGTCagcaaattgaattttgttgacTTGGCAG GTTATCAGGATGCTAGAAGGAAGAGTATTGATGGACATAATTTGGTTGAGAGTACAAGGAATATTAATAAGTCCATTCATGCCATTCATAATGTTGTTTACTCTTTGAAAGCAAATGAAACTCATGTGCCATACCGGGAAAGTAAGATCACTACCATGTTGCAAGATTCACTAGGAGGGGATGGCAGAATTTTGATGGTCACTTGCTTA AACCCATCTTTTTGCCAAGAATCTATTTACATGGTGAAATTAGCATCTCGTTCTTGTCAAGGAACTAGTCGGGCTATCACAGACTCCACAAAGAAAGCCAACAGCTCAGCAAGACCAATGGTGCCTTCTTCACATAATAGCCGGATGCTTGGTAGTGTTTCCACATCTGTGAAGAAACAAACTGTGTCTCGAGGGCACATTTCTGGAAAAAAAGCACACTGTTCAACTTCCACACTGAAAGCTAG GAAACTGTTTGATGAGTCAAGTGATTTGATATCTCAGAAG ATTACTGTGCAGCCAAGTTCCTCAAACAATTTTCCAACAGTTGAATCTGTCATGCATGAAGAG GACCAGCTCACTTCAAATGTTGCCAAAGAAGCATCATCTTTGGAAGTA GAAGGTGTATCATTGTTCGCTCATGAGGATTCAAACTCTGTTTCTGTG GATGTTTCTCCTGTAGCAGCAGTTTCTAGTACTTGTGAAACTACAATACTTGATAAG GAAGTTTCTCCAGTAGCAGAAGTTTCTATTACTTGTGAAGCTACAATACTTGATAAG ACTGACGAGGACCAAAACAAAACTGTGTTTTACACTGGAGAGTTATCTATGTTCGATGaag gtaaaaaaatagacaaggaaaacaacagtTCAATTGTCAATCAAGGTGGATCGCCACCCATCAGCGCACAATTGCAAGAACTATCAAACAGTTTGAAGTTACTATGTTCCTCAACCCCATCGTGCATAGATATAACACCAAAAAATGATGCATTTCACAATCAAACTTCAACTGATATCGGGGAACCAACAACTCCCAGTTCAAGTATGAGAGTAACTAATAGGGAAATTACAAGCTTTTGTAGTCCATGGGAAAAATTCAACGCCCGCAGCACTGGGATGAAG AACTCACTTGTTCAAGATTATCTTAGATTGTTGAACACAGCTGACAA GGAAGAATTGAGGAAATTGAAG GGTATTGGAGAAAAGAGAGCTACTTACATCCTTGAACTTCGAGAAGATTGTCCAGAGCCTTTTAAGAAT CTTGATGATTTGAAAGACATCGGACTCTCAGCCAAGCAG GTAAAAAGATGGCTTAAAAAGGAAGTTGGGAGACTCTTTGATTAG
- the LOC133675134 gene encoding kinesin-like protein KIN-10C isoform X2 has product MSGVARKKNLNPKVRVIAKIRGSSHLDGHSTSWISVHNNIHDGIFSHSLTFSLGDRPVATSGGGGGGRKEAYVVDYCYEQNEKNDLVFEREVKPFINEVFDGRNATIIACGARGTGKSYLFQGTDDEPGLTVLAVDEMLRLAADNGKSIAVSFYEVDQDHHVKDLLDPSRQQVFVLKDAHGKTQLKGLSQVSVTSVSQFHNFYGGGTNPRKSIQKAVTELPKRSHKGLIVYLSSHGGEKLDVSVSKLNFVDLAGYQDARRKSIDGHNLVESTRNINKSIHAIHNVVYSLKANETHVPYRESKITTMLQDSLGGDGRILMVTCLNPSFCQESIYMVKLASRSCQGTSRAITDSTKKANSSARPMVPSSHNSRMLGSVSTSVKKQTVSRGHISGKKAHCSTSTLKARKLFDESSDLISQKITVQPSSSNNFPTVESVMHEEDQLTSNVAKEASSLEEGVSLFAHEDSNSVSVDVSPVAAVSSTCETTILDKEVSPVAVVSSTCETTILDKEVSPVAEVSITCEATILDKETSPLAISSTCEITVLDKTDEDQNKTVFYTGELSMFDEGKKIDKENNSSIVNQGGSPPISAQLQELSNSLKLLCSSTPSCIDITPKNDAFHNQTSTDIGEPTTPSSSMRVTNREITSFCSPWEKFNARSTGMKNSLVQDYLRLLNTADKEELRKLKGIGEKRATYILELREDCPEPFKNLDDLKDIGLSAKQVKRWLKKEVGRLFD; this is encoded by the exons ATGAGTGGCGtagcaagaaagaaaaacctCAACCCCAAGGTTCGCGTCATTGCCAAAATCAGAGGTTCCTCACATCTTGACGGTCATTCAACTTCTTGGATTTCCGTTCACAATAACATACATGACGGCATTTTTTCTCACTCTCTCACTTTTTCTCTTGGAGACCGACCAGTTGCTACCag tggtggtggtggtggtggtaggaAGGAGGCTTATGTGGTGGATTATTGCTACGAGCAAAACGAGAAAAATGATTTGGTTTTTGAAAGAGAAGTTAAGCCTTTTATTAATGAAGTTTTTGATGGCCGTAATGCCACGATTATTGCTTGTGGAGCAAGGGGCACTGGAAAATCCTACCTCTTTCAG gGTACGGATGATGAACCGGGTCTGACAGTGTTGGCTGTGGATGAAATGCTTCGATTGGCTGCGGATAACGGGAAGTCCATTGCCGTTTCCTTTTATGAGGTTGATCAAGATCATCACGTCAAAGACTTGTTGGATCCCAGTCGACAACAAGTTTTTGTATTGAAGGATGCTCATggaaaaacacaattaaaaggACTTTCTCAG GTTTCGGTGACATCCGTGTCTCAATTTCACAATTTCTATGGTGGTGGGACTAATCCACGTAAATCGATTCAGAAAGCAGTGACTGAACTTCCCAAGAGAAGTCATAAAGGGTTGATAGTATATTTATCGTCTCATGGTGGAGAAAAGTTGGACGTTTCTGTCagcaaattgaattttgttgacTTGGCAG GTTATCAGGATGCTAGAAGGAAGAGTATTGATGGACATAATTTGGTTGAGAGTACAAGGAATATTAATAAGTCCATTCATGCCATTCATAATGTTGTTTACTCTTTGAAAGCAAATGAAACTCATGTGCCATACCGGGAAAGTAAGATCACTACCATGTTGCAAGATTCACTAGGAGGGGATGGCAGAATTTTGATGGTCACTTGCTTA AACCCATCTTTTTGCCAAGAATCTATTTACATGGTGAAATTAGCATCTCGTTCTTGTCAAGGAACTAGTCGGGCTATCACAGACTCCACAAAGAAAGCCAACAGCTCAGCAAGACCAATGGTGCCTTCTTCACATAATAGCCGGATGCTTGGTAGTGTTTCCACATCTGTGAAGAAACAAACTGTGTCTCGAGGGCACATTTCTGGAAAAAAAGCACACTGTTCAACTTCCACACTGAAAGCTAG GAAACTGTTTGATGAGTCAAGTGATTTGATATCTCAGAAG ATTACTGTGCAGCCAAGTTCCTCAAACAATTTTCCAACAGTTGAATCTGTCATGCATGAAGAG GACCAGCTCACTTCAAATGTTGCCAAAGAAGCATCATCTTTGGAA GAAGGTGTATCATTGTTCGCTCATGAGGATTCAAACTCTGTTTCTGTG GATGTTTCTCCTGTAGCAGCAGTTTCTAGTACTTGTGAAACTACAATACTTGATAAG GAAGTTTCTCCTGTAGCAGTAGTTTCTAGTACTTGTGAAACTACAATACTTGATAAG GAAGTTTCTCCAGTAGCAGAAGTTTCTATTACTTGTGAAGCTACAATACTTGATAAG GAAACTTCTCCACTAGCTATTTCCAGTACTTGTGAAATTACCGTACTTGATAAG ACTGACGAGGACCAAAACAAAACTGTGTTTTACACTGGAGAGTTATCTATGTTCGATGaag gtaaaaaaatagacaaggaaaacaacagtTCAATTGTCAATCAAGGTGGATCGCCACCCATCAGCGCACAATTGCAAGAACTATCAAACAGTTTGAAGTTACTATGTTCCTCAACCCCATCGTGCATAGATATAACACCAAAAAATGATGCATTTCACAATCAAACTTCAACTGATATCGGGGAACCAACAACTCCCAGTTCAAGTATGAGAGTAACTAATAGGGAAATTACAAGCTTTTGTAGTCCATGGGAAAAATTCAACGCCCGCAGCACTGGGATGAAG AACTCACTTGTTCAAGATTATCTTAGATTGTTGAACACAGCTGACAA GGAAGAATTGAGGAAATTGAAG GGTATTGGAGAAAAGAGAGCTACTTACATCCTTGAACTTCGAGAAGATTGTCCAGAGCCTTTTAAGAAT CTTGATGATTTGAAAGACATCGGACTCTCAGCCAAGCAG GTAAAAAGATGGCTTAAAAAGGAAGTTGGGAGACTCTTTGATTAG
- the LOC133675134 gene encoding kinesin-like protein KIN-10C isoform X8 gives MSGVARKKNLNPKVRVIAKIRGSSHLDGHSTSWISVHNNIHDGIFSHSLTFSLGDRPVATSGGGGGGRKEAYVVDYCYEQNEKNDLVFEREVKPFINEVFDGRNATIIACGARGTGKSYLFQGTDDEPGLTVLAVDEMLRLAADNGKSIAVSFYEVDQDHHVKDLLDPSRQQVFVLKDAHGKTQLKGLSQVSVTSVSQFHNFYGGGTNPRKSIQKAVTELPKRSHKGLIVYLSSHGGEKLDVSVSKLNFVDLAGYQDARRKSIDGHNLVESTRNINKSIHAIHNVVYSLKANETHVPYRESKITTMLQDSLGGDGRILMVTCLNPSFCQESIYMVKLASRSCQGTSRAITDSTKKANSSARPMVPSSHNSRMLGSVSTSVKKQTVSRGHISGKKAHCSTSTLKARKLFDESSDLISQKPSSSNNFPTVESVMHEEDQLTSNVAKEASSLEVEGVSLFAHEDSNSVSVDVSPVAAVSSTCETTILDKEVSPVAVVSSTCETTILDKEVSPVAEVSITCEATILDKTDEDQNKTVFYTGELSMFDEGKKIDKENNSSIVNQGGSPPISAQLQELSNSLKLLCSSTPSCIDITPKNDAFHNQTSTDIGEPTTPSSSMRVTNREITSFCSPWEKFNARSTGMKNSLVQDYLRLLNTADKEELRKLKGIGEKRATYILELREDCPEPFKNLDDLKDIGLSAKQVKRWLKKEVGRLFD, from the exons ATGAGTGGCGtagcaagaaagaaaaacctCAACCCCAAGGTTCGCGTCATTGCCAAAATCAGAGGTTCCTCACATCTTGACGGTCATTCAACTTCTTGGATTTCCGTTCACAATAACATACATGACGGCATTTTTTCTCACTCTCTCACTTTTTCTCTTGGAGACCGACCAGTTGCTACCag tggtggtggtggtggtggtaggaAGGAGGCTTATGTGGTGGATTATTGCTACGAGCAAAACGAGAAAAATGATTTGGTTTTTGAAAGAGAAGTTAAGCCTTTTATTAATGAAGTTTTTGATGGCCGTAATGCCACGATTATTGCTTGTGGAGCAAGGGGCACTGGAAAATCCTACCTCTTTCAG gGTACGGATGATGAACCGGGTCTGACAGTGTTGGCTGTGGATGAAATGCTTCGATTGGCTGCGGATAACGGGAAGTCCATTGCCGTTTCCTTTTATGAGGTTGATCAAGATCATCACGTCAAAGACTTGTTGGATCCCAGTCGACAACAAGTTTTTGTATTGAAGGATGCTCATggaaaaacacaattaaaaggACTTTCTCAG GTTTCGGTGACATCCGTGTCTCAATTTCACAATTTCTATGGTGGTGGGACTAATCCACGTAAATCGATTCAGAAAGCAGTGACTGAACTTCCCAAGAGAAGTCATAAAGGGTTGATAGTATATTTATCGTCTCATGGTGGAGAAAAGTTGGACGTTTCTGTCagcaaattgaattttgttgacTTGGCAG GTTATCAGGATGCTAGAAGGAAGAGTATTGATGGACATAATTTGGTTGAGAGTACAAGGAATATTAATAAGTCCATTCATGCCATTCATAATGTTGTTTACTCTTTGAAAGCAAATGAAACTCATGTGCCATACCGGGAAAGTAAGATCACTACCATGTTGCAAGATTCACTAGGAGGGGATGGCAGAATTTTGATGGTCACTTGCTTA AACCCATCTTTTTGCCAAGAATCTATTTACATGGTGAAATTAGCATCTCGTTCTTGTCAAGGAACTAGTCGGGCTATCACAGACTCCACAAAGAAAGCCAACAGCTCAGCAAGACCAATGGTGCCTTCTTCACATAATAGCCGGATGCTTGGTAGTGTTTCCACATCTGTGAAGAAACAAACTGTGTCTCGAGGGCACATTTCTGGAAAAAAAGCACACTGTTCAACTTCCACACTGAAAGCTAG GAAACTGTTTGATGAGTCAAGTGATTTGATATCTCAGAAG CCAAGTTCCTCAAACAATTTTCCAACAGTTGAATCTGTCATGCATGAAGAG GACCAGCTCACTTCAAATGTTGCCAAAGAAGCATCATCTTTGGAAGTA GAAGGTGTATCATTGTTCGCTCATGAGGATTCAAACTCTGTTTCTGTG GATGTTTCTCCTGTAGCAGCAGTTTCTAGTACTTGTGAAACTACAATACTTGATAAG GAAGTTTCTCCTGTAGCAGTAGTTTCTAGTACTTGTGAAACTACAATACTTGATAAG GAAGTTTCTCCAGTAGCAGAAGTTTCTATTACTTGTGAAGCTACAATACTTGATAAG ACTGACGAGGACCAAAACAAAACTGTGTTTTACACTGGAGAGTTATCTATGTTCGATGaag gtaaaaaaatagacaaggaaaacaacagtTCAATTGTCAATCAAGGTGGATCGCCACCCATCAGCGCACAATTGCAAGAACTATCAAACAGTTTGAAGTTACTATGTTCCTCAACCCCATCGTGCATAGATATAACACCAAAAAATGATGCATTTCACAATCAAACTTCAACTGATATCGGGGAACCAACAACTCCCAGTTCAAGTATGAGAGTAACTAATAGGGAAATTACAAGCTTTTGTAGTCCATGGGAAAAATTCAACGCCCGCAGCACTGGGATGAAG AACTCACTTGTTCAAGATTATCTTAGATTGTTGAACACAGCTGACAA GGAAGAATTGAGGAAATTGAAG GGTATTGGAGAAAAGAGAGCTACTTACATCCTTGAACTTCGAGAAGATTGTCCAGAGCCTTTTAAGAAT CTTGATGATTTGAAAGACATCGGACTCTCAGCCAAGCAG GTAAAAAGATGGCTTAAAAAGGAAGTTGGGAGACTCTTTGATTAG
- the LOC133675134 gene encoding kinesin-like protein KIN-10C isoform X3 has protein sequence MSGVARKKNLNPKVRVIAKIRGSSHLDGHSTSWISVHNNIHDGIFSHSLTFSLGDRPVATSGGGGGGRKEAYVVDYCYEQNEKNDLVFEREVKPFINEVFDGRNATIIACGARGTGKSYLFQGTDDEPGLTVLAVDEMLRLAADNGKSIAVSFYEVDQDHHVKDLLDPSRQQVFVLKDAHGKTQLKGLSQVSVTSVSQFHNFYGGGTNPRKSIQKAVTELPKRSHKGLIVYLSSHGGEKLDVSVSKLNFVDLAGYQDARRKSIDGHNLVESTRNINKSIHAIHNVVYSLKANETHVPYRESKITTMLQDSLGGDGRILMVTCLNPSFCQESIYMVKLASRSCQGTSRAITDSTKKANSSARPMVPSSHNSRMLGSVSTSVKKQTVSRGHISGKKAHCSTSTLKARKLFDESSDLISQKPSSSNNFPTVESVMHEEDQLTSNVAKEASSLEVEGVSLFAHEDSNSVSVDVSPVAAVSSTCETTILDKEVSPVAVVSSTCETTILDKEVSPVAEVSITCEATILDKETSPLAISSTCEITVLDKTDEDQNKTVFYTGELSMFDEGKKIDKENNSSIVNQGGSPPISAQLQELSNSLKLLCSSTPSCIDITPKNDAFHNQTSTDIGEPTTPSSSMRVTNREITSFCSPWEKFNARSTGMKNSLVQDYLRLLNTADKEELRKLKGIGEKRATYILELREDCPEPFKNLDDLKDIGLSAKQVKRWLKKEVGRLFD, from the exons ATGAGTGGCGtagcaagaaagaaaaacctCAACCCCAAGGTTCGCGTCATTGCCAAAATCAGAGGTTCCTCACATCTTGACGGTCATTCAACTTCTTGGATTTCCGTTCACAATAACATACATGACGGCATTTTTTCTCACTCTCTCACTTTTTCTCTTGGAGACCGACCAGTTGCTACCag tggtggtggtggtggtggtaggaAGGAGGCTTATGTGGTGGATTATTGCTACGAGCAAAACGAGAAAAATGATTTGGTTTTTGAAAGAGAAGTTAAGCCTTTTATTAATGAAGTTTTTGATGGCCGTAATGCCACGATTATTGCTTGTGGAGCAAGGGGCACTGGAAAATCCTACCTCTTTCAG gGTACGGATGATGAACCGGGTCTGACAGTGTTGGCTGTGGATGAAATGCTTCGATTGGCTGCGGATAACGGGAAGTCCATTGCCGTTTCCTTTTATGAGGTTGATCAAGATCATCACGTCAAAGACTTGTTGGATCCCAGTCGACAACAAGTTTTTGTATTGAAGGATGCTCATggaaaaacacaattaaaaggACTTTCTCAG GTTTCGGTGACATCCGTGTCTCAATTTCACAATTTCTATGGTGGTGGGACTAATCCACGTAAATCGATTCAGAAAGCAGTGACTGAACTTCCCAAGAGAAGTCATAAAGGGTTGATAGTATATTTATCGTCTCATGGTGGAGAAAAGTTGGACGTTTCTGTCagcaaattgaattttgttgacTTGGCAG GTTATCAGGATGCTAGAAGGAAGAGTATTGATGGACATAATTTGGTTGAGAGTACAAGGAATATTAATAAGTCCATTCATGCCATTCATAATGTTGTTTACTCTTTGAAAGCAAATGAAACTCATGTGCCATACCGGGAAAGTAAGATCACTACCATGTTGCAAGATTCACTAGGAGGGGATGGCAGAATTTTGATGGTCACTTGCTTA AACCCATCTTTTTGCCAAGAATCTATTTACATGGTGAAATTAGCATCTCGTTCTTGTCAAGGAACTAGTCGGGCTATCACAGACTCCACAAAGAAAGCCAACAGCTCAGCAAGACCAATGGTGCCTTCTTCACATAATAGCCGGATGCTTGGTAGTGTTTCCACATCTGTGAAGAAACAAACTGTGTCTCGAGGGCACATTTCTGGAAAAAAAGCACACTGTTCAACTTCCACACTGAAAGCTAG GAAACTGTTTGATGAGTCAAGTGATTTGATATCTCAGAAG CCAAGTTCCTCAAACAATTTTCCAACAGTTGAATCTGTCATGCATGAAGAG GACCAGCTCACTTCAAATGTTGCCAAAGAAGCATCATCTTTGGAAGTA GAAGGTGTATCATTGTTCGCTCATGAGGATTCAAACTCTGTTTCTGTG GATGTTTCTCCTGTAGCAGCAGTTTCTAGTACTTGTGAAACTACAATACTTGATAAG GAAGTTTCTCCTGTAGCAGTAGTTTCTAGTACTTGTGAAACTACAATACTTGATAAG GAAGTTTCTCCAGTAGCAGAAGTTTCTATTACTTGTGAAGCTACAATACTTGATAAG GAAACTTCTCCACTAGCTATTTCCAGTACTTGTGAAATTACCGTACTTGATAAG ACTGACGAGGACCAAAACAAAACTGTGTTTTACACTGGAGAGTTATCTATGTTCGATGaag gtaaaaaaatagacaaggaaaacaacagtTCAATTGTCAATCAAGGTGGATCGCCACCCATCAGCGCACAATTGCAAGAACTATCAAACAGTTTGAAGTTACTATGTTCCTCAACCCCATCGTGCATAGATATAACACCAAAAAATGATGCATTTCACAATCAAACTTCAACTGATATCGGGGAACCAACAACTCCCAGTTCAAGTATGAGAGTAACTAATAGGGAAATTACAAGCTTTTGTAGTCCATGGGAAAAATTCAACGCCCGCAGCACTGGGATGAAG AACTCACTTGTTCAAGATTATCTTAGATTGTTGAACACAGCTGACAA GGAAGAATTGAGGAAATTGAAG GGTATTGGAGAAAAGAGAGCTACTTACATCCTTGAACTTCGAGAAGATTGTCCAGAGCCTTTTAAGAAT CTTGATGATTTGAAAGACATCGGACTCTCAGCCAAGCAG GTAAAAAGATGGCTTAAAAAGGAAGTTGGGAGACTCTTTGATTAG